In Ignatzschineria sp. RMDPL8A, the sequence CACCCCTTCGGAGATCGCCGCGGCAATCCCTGAGATCCACAGACGCGGCGTTTCATAACGATCATACAAGGATGTCGACGCAACCCGTTCGCCGCTTGAGACCGCTAAATTAAGGGGGTTCATGCCGAGCTCTTTAATCTTCGCGATAATTAAATCGATATCGCCATTATGCACCACATGGAGCTCACGGCGCATAAAATTGCAATAGAGCTCATCAATCTCGTCGTGCCCTTTGAGTTTATTGCGAATCAGCGCCTCTTCCATCGGGCAATCCATCTCGTGGATTTTTAGCGTATCGTGAACATAATTTTCCGGCACATCGATCGAATCGATCTGCTGTTGATTAGCACTATGATCGACCGAGCAACAACTGCCTTCATTATGATGATGGTCGCCGTGGTCAGAATGATCCTGATGATCATGGTCGTGCCCGTGTTCCTGTTCATGACCCTGCTTATCAGTACCGCGCATCTTCGCTTTAATCGCATCGGTACTGCAGCAGCTCGCGCTCTTTTCCTCAGAATTGCCCGCATCTATGGGGTTTTTAATCTCTTCGTTCACAACTCATCTCCTTTGTTGTAAATTCACTTGCCCTATTACACACCCTGTAGCTACTATAGAGTCAAGCATCATTGATCTTAGGGAGAAAATCGAATGAGAATTGGCCAACTTGCTGAGAAAACCGGAATTCCGGTAGAGACAATTCGCTATTATGAGAAGGAAGCGCTCATCAGCGAACCGCAACGCACCGAGAATAATTACCGCAAATATACGAGCAAACATCTCGAAGAATTGCTCTTTATTAAAAATTGTCGCGCCTTTGATATGACCCACGAAGAAATTCACCAAATGATCGCTGCCATGAAGCATCCAAACGATAATTGTCATGCGATTAATGCCATTATTGGGGAGCATCTGCACCATATTGATGAGCGCATTGCCGAGCTTAAAATCCTCAAAGAGACGCTCGCGACACTGCAATCAAGTTGCATGAGCAATCACACCATCGATGAGTGCACCATTGTTGAAGGGCTCAATACGATGACGATCAACGCGCCGGCAAAAGGCTCTAAAAGTCACCTCGGTTAATCGGTAACGATCTAACTATCTCGCGCATAAAAAAGCTCGATGAGAGTGAATTAACCTCCCATCGAGCGTCTGTTTTTAATCGGACTCATGATCATCCATCAGAGCAGATTAGGTTAGATTATTGAGCATTCTCTTCTGCTTCCGGATCGATGCAATGCTCACAAATACTGAGCGCAAACTCCATCGCTTCATCCCGAGTTTGCACCCAATCGAGTCCATCTTGCTTTTTCGGTGATAACCCTGCCTTACCAAGCACCGCTTTCGTTTCATTATTAAGCCCCGATAAGATCACTCGAATCCCTTTTGCGTGGAGCCGATCGATCATCGATTTCAGTGCAATAAGGCCGGTTAAGTCAATGAGCGGCACCTCATCGAGATAGATAATCATCACCTCAATTTCACGGTTAATGTGTGGCAAACGATCAAGAGATTCAATCGCTTTTCGCGCCGCACCAAAGAAGAACGGTCCGCGAATTTCATAATGCAAAATCAGCGAGGAATCTTTCGGTTTTGCCGTCTCTTCCGCACTATCCCCCTCTTTCCCGCTCGATAATTCCGCCTCATCATAGGCTTTATTAATTTCTGCATCTTTTTCAGCGTTCGCGCTTAAAAATTCCATCTCGGTGAGCTCGGTCATACGCGCCATAAAGAGCAGACACGCAAGCCCCATCCCCACGGCAACGGCGACGACCATGTCAAAGACCACCGTCAAAATAAGACAGGTAAAGAGCACCAATCGGTCTTGATTCGGCGCCATTTTCGTCATCTGTTTAAAGTAGCGCACATCCGCCATGCTCCACGCCACCATTAAAAGGAGCGCGCCCAAACTTGCCATCGGCAGATAGCCCAAGTATTTTGCAAAGGCCACTAAGGTTAAGAGTACAAAGATTGCATGAACGATCGAGGCGATCGGGGTTTTTGCACCGGCCCGAATACTCGCTGCCGTCCGCGCAAGGGCACCCGTTGCGGCAAAACCGCCAAAGAAAGGCGCGACAATATTTCCCACCCCTTGGCCCACAAGCTCCGCATCGGGATTGTGACGCGTATTTTTCATCCCGTCCGCAACGACCGCACATAAAAGCGATTCAATCGCCCCTAAAATGGCAATTACAAACGCGCTTGGCAGCAGGTTTTTCACCATCTCAAGCGAGAGGATCGATTCGCCACTATCGCGCACCCACGGCGCGCCAAACTCCGGTAGAAATGAAGGAATCCCCCAATAGGTTTCGCCATCAATCGTATATTGGAAGACCGAACGAATGGTTCTAAATTCAAAACCGCGGGATTCTAAATAGAGCCCAAGCAGCGCACTGGCCGCAAGCACAAAGAGGTGCGGCGGCACTTTACGGGTAATAAAGGGGAAAAAGATCAGCCCGAGTAAGGTAAAAGCGCCAATGCCTAAATCCACAAAGGAGATTCGCCCAAACATCTCACCAATGCTACGAATCCGCGAGATAAAATCGGTAATGGGAATCACCGGCTCCGTTCCCAAAAGATCGGGAATCTGCGTGAGCGCGATCACAATGGCGATCCCGGTACTAAAGCCCGCGGTCACCGGGTGAGGCACAAAATGCACCATGCGCCCAATCTTAAACACACCGAGCAGAAAGAGGATAATCCCCGCCATAAACGAGGCGAGCAGTAATCCCTCAACGCCGTATTGATTGGTAATCGGTTGCAGAATAATAACAAACGCCGCAGTCGGACCTGAGACGTTAAAACGTGATCCACCGCACAGCGCAATCAAGAGCCCCGCCACAATCGTCGTATAAAGACCATGCTGTGGCGGAACCCCTGAGTTGATCGCGAGCGCCATCGAAAGCGGTACAGCGATCATTCCGACCGTCAGTCCGCCGAGTGCGTCGTTTTTAAAGGTGGATAAATTGTACCCTTTAATCGATTGAAAAAAGGGAATCGCCGCAAGAATGCGAGAAAAATTCACTATATATACTCTCCTTATCAATGCGAAACATTACCGGAGTGAAAAGAGTGAAACGCCTAAGGCTTTCCCATCTACCTCCGTTGCAAATCCAGTTGCTTCAAGCCCATTTTGTTGCTGAAAATCGTAGAGTGCTTTTGCGGTATAACCATTAAAATAGCCCTTGTTAATCACCTCTTCCGCTAAAAAGCCTTTTTCCATCAATGCCTCTTGTAAACGTCTTACCTCATAGCCTCGAGAGCCGTGAAAATAGCGCGCTTCAGGCACGCCGGTCGCCACATAAAAAAGCGCTTCAAACGAGAGCAAAAGATAGGAATAAGGCTGGCCAATTTCATCGGGATCGGGCATAAACGATTGCCCTGCCATCACACGAAACGTTTGATACAACCCTGTCGGTGCATTCGGCGGCGTGTGATCCCCTTCAATCACTTGGCATCCAGCGGAAGAAAAGCTGCGTCCACTTATCTCACGGGTCGATTGCGCACTGTGAATATGGTCGT encodes:
- the dauA gene encoding C4-dicarboxylic acid transporter DauA; the protein is MNFSRILAAIPFFQSIKGYNLSTFKNDALGGLTVGMIAVPLSMALAINSGVPPQHGLYTTIVAGLLIALCGGSRFNVSGPTAAFVIILQPITNQYGVEGLLLASFMAGIILFLLGVFKIGRMVHFVPHPVTAGFSTGIAIVIALTQIPDLLGTEPVIPITDFISRIRSIGEMFGRISFVDLGIGAFTLLGLIFFPFITRKVPPHLFVLAASALLGLYLESRGFEFRTIRSVFQYTIDGETYWGIPSFLPEFGAPWVRDSGESILSLEMVKNLLPSAFVIAILGAIESLLCAVVADGMKNTRHNPDAELVGQGVGNIVAPFFGGFAATGALARTAASIRAGAKTPIASIVHAIFVLLTLVAFAKYLGYLPMASLGALLLMVAWSMADVRYFKQMTKMAPNQDRLVLFTCLILTVVFDMVVAVAVGMGLACLLFMARMTELTEMEFLSANAEKDAEINKAYDEAELSSGKEGDSAEETAKPKDSSLILHYEIRGPFFFGAARKAIESLDRLPHINREIEVMIIYLDEVPLIDLTGLIALKSMIDRLHAKGIRVILSGLNNETKAVLGKAGLSPKKQDGLDWVQTRDEAMEFALSICEHCIDPEAEENAQ
- the cadR gene encoding Cd(II)/Pb(II)-responsive transcriptional regulator gives rise to the protein MRIGQLAEKTGIPVETIRYYEKEALISEPQRTENNYRKYTSKHLEELLFIKNCRAFDMTHEEIHQMIAAMKHPNDNCHAINAIIGEHLHHIDERIAELKILKETLATLQSSCMSNHTIDECTIVEGLNTMTINAPAKGSKSHLG